A section of the Streptomyces sp. NBC_01363 genome encodes:
- a CDS encoding APC family permease, whose product MSGDSSSGLLRDAVGLREVLFQSITAMAPAAAIAASIPAGAAFAGGSLPLSVVVALVACLFTASCVAELARHLPTAGSVATYSAQGLHPAIGFLVGWGYVFVEALVPALLLLQLGFTTAGTLHQEWPSYPADLWWPWSLLGAVIIALAGYFGVRASARFGTVLGIFEVLVFVAFAALLIGQAGADNSLSVFGTSHTADGFDGISGIFAGSVYTVLAFAGFEAAAPLAEETKNPRRTMRRAVLGAALSIGLVYVLTTYAMSVYFGPDRFAGFGGSGAASWEGVARASFGLFWVLLFLAVVNSTVANANACANVSTRTAFALGRIGVFPQAFARLHPRRRSPVTGVAVQFVIAVGAALGLGFAYDPVTAFMLLATVIVTVIIGVYIIVNLSCAGYFLRRRRDTFNPVLHLLFPVLGMAAFVPALLTAAGIPAFDFVSELSAPVSYAGPIVGVWMLIGIVVLAVLLRRHPDRVAQTGRIHRDDTPAPAGTAETGAVQP is encoded by the coding sequence ATGTCGGGGGATTCCAGCAGCGGACTGTTACGCGATGCCGTCGGGCTGCGCGAAGTCCTCTTCCAGAGCATCACGGCGATGGCCCCCGCCGCCGCCATCGCCGCGTCGATTCCGGCCGGAGCCGCGTTCGCGGGCGGCAGTCTGCCGCTGTCCGTGGTGGTGGCCCTGGTCGCCTGCCTGTTCACCGCCTCGTGCGTCGCCGAACTGGCCCGCCATCTGCCGACCGCCGGTTCCGTCGCCACCTACTCCGCACAGGGACTGCATCCGGCCATCGGGTTCCTCGTCGGCTGGGGCTACGTCTTCGTCGAGGCGCTGGTGCCCGCGCTGCTGCTGCTCCAGCTCGGCTTCACGACAGCGGGCACGCTGCACCAGGAGTGGCCGTCCTACCCGGCGGACCTGTGGTGGCCGTGGTCGTTGCTGGGCGCGGTCATCATCGCGCTCGCCGGGTATTTCGGGGTACGGGCCTCCGCCCGGTTCGGCACGGTGCTCGGCATCTTCGAGGTGCTCGTCTTCGTCGCCTTCGCCGCGCTGCTCATCGGGCAGGCCGGTGCGGACAACTCCCTTTCGGTATTCGGGACTTCGCACACCGCCGACGGATTCGACGGCATCAGCGGGATCTTCGCCGGCTCGGTCTACACCGTGCTCGCCTTCGCGGGCTTCGAGGCCGCGGCACCGCTCGCCGAGGAGACGAAGAACCCGCGACGCACCATGCGGCGCGCGGTACTCGGCGCGGCGCTCTCCATCGGCCTGGTCTATGTCCTGACCACCTATGCGATGTCGGTGTACTTCGGGCCCGACAGATTCGCCGGATTCGGCGGCTCGGGGGCCGCTTCCTGGGAGGGTGTGGCCCGCGCCTCGTTCGGGCTGTTCTGGGTCCTCCTCTTCCTCGCCGTGGTCAACTCGACCGTGGCCAACGCCAACGCGTGTGCCAATGTGTCGACCCGTACGGCGTTCGCGCTCGGCCGTATCGGCGTGTTCCCGCAGGCCTTCGCGAGGCTCCATCCGCGGCGCCGCTCCCCCGTCACCGGAGTGGCCGTGCAATTCGTGATCGCGGTCGGCGCGGCGCTCGGGCTGGGTTTCGCCTATGACCCGGTGACCGCGTTCATGCTGCTGGCCACCGTGATCGTCACGGTGATCATCGGTGTGTACATCATCGTGAATCTGTCCTGCGCCGGTTACTTCCTGCGAAGGCGTCGCGACACCTTCAACCCCGTACTCCACCTGCTGTTCCCGGTACTGGGCATGGCGGCGTTCGTCCCCGCGCTGCTGACGGCCGCCGGAATCCCGGCTTTCGACTTCGTCTCCGAGCTCAGCGCGCCCGTCTCGTACGCCGGTCCAATCGTCGGTGTCTGGATGCTGATCGGGATCGTTGTACTGGCGGTTCTGCTGCGCAGACATCCGGACCGGGTGGCGCAGACCGGACGGATCCATCGTGACGACACCCCGGCGCCGGCCGGGACAGCAGAGACAGGAGCAGTACAGCCATGA